A window of the Artemia franciscana chromosome 21, ASM3288406v1, whole genome shotgun sequence genome harbors these coding sequences:
- the LOC136041022 gene encoding hydroxymethylglutaryl-CoA lyase, mitochondrial-like isoform X1, whose protein sequence is MLQRLNMVLMSSVCSRRLLSRSLSKKVKIVEVGPRDGLQNEKGLVPTEAKINFINLLSETGLPVVEVTSFVSPKWVPQMGDNASVFKGITKYPNISYPVLVPNMKGLHSAIEAGVNEIAIFGAASETFSLKNINASIEESLKRFIEVTQVAKENNIKIRGYVSCVVGCPYEGDVKPETVLTVTEKLLAMGCYEVSLGDTIGVGTPGSIRKMLSTVLEKVRPEQLAIHCHDTYGQALANILAAIEMGITTVDSSVGGLGGCPYAKGASGNVATEDVVYMLNGLGIETGVDLRKLIKAGDFISGVLNRPSNSKVSRALAARL, encoded by the exons acttAATATGGTGTTGATGTCATCAGTTTGTTCAAGAAGGCTACTAAGTAGAAGTTTGTCAAAGAAAGTGAAGATAGTTGAGGTTGGACCACGTGATGGGCTTCAAAACGAAAAGGGTCTTGTTCCAACAGAGGCAAAGATCAACTTCATAAACTTACTATCAGAAACAGGATTGCCAGTTGTTGAGGTGACAAGCTTTGTTTCACCGAAATGGGTTCCCCAAATGGGAGACAATGCATCAGTTTTCAAAGGAATTACAAAATATCCTAATATTTCTTATCCAGTGTTAGTACCAAATATGAAAGGTTTGCACTCAGCAATTGAAGCAGGTGTAAATGAAATTGCTATTTTTGGCGCAGCCTCTGAAacattttcgttgaaaaatataaatgcgTCTATAGAAGAGAGTCTAAAACGTTTTATTGAAGTAACTCAAGTAGCAAAAGAGAATAATATCAAAATCCGGGGCTATGTCAGCTGTGTTGTTGGCTGTCCGTATGAAGGCGATGTAAAACCAGAGACTGTACTAACTGTTACTGAGAAACTTTTAGCTATGGGATGCTATGAAGTATCTCTAGGTGATACTATTGGAGTTGGAACACCGGGAAGTATAAGGAAAATGCTATCAACAGTACTTGAAAAAGTTAGACCTGAGCAGCTTGCCATTCATTGCCATGACACATATGGACAGGCTCTAGCAAATATTTTGGCTGCCATTGAGATGGGAATTACTACTGTAGATTCGTCTGTTGGTGGTCTGGGAGGATGTCCATATGCCAAAGGAGCTTCAG GAAATGTGGCCACTGAGGATGTTGTCTATATGCTAAACGGACTGGGGATTGAAACTGGTGTTGACTTGAGAAAACTAATTAAAGCAGGTGATTTCATATCTGGAGTGTTGAACAGACCCTCGAATTCAAAAGTCAGTCGTGCCTTAGCTGCTagattataa
- the LOC136041022 gene encoding hydroxymethylglutaryl-CoA lyase, mitochondrial-like isoform X2, giving the protein MVLMSSVCSRRLLSRSLSKKVKIVEVGPRDGLQNEKGLVPTEAKINFINLLSETGLPVVEVTSFVSPKWVPQMGDNASVFKGITKYPNISYPVLVPNMKGLHSAIEAGVNEIAIFGAASETFSLKNINASIEESLKRFIEVTQVAKENNIKIRGYVSCVVGCPYEGDVKPETVLTVTEKLLAMGCYEVSLGDTIGVGTPGSIRKMLSTVLEKVRPEQLAIHCHDTYGQALANILAAIEMGITTVDSSVGGLGGCPYAKGASGNVATEDVVYMLNGLGIETGVDLRKLIKAGDFISGVLNRPSNSKVSRALAARL; this is encoded by the exons ATGGTGTTGATGTCATCAGTTTGTTCAAGAAGGCTACTAAGTAGAAGTTTGTCAAAGAAAGTGAAGATAGTTGAGGTTGGACCACGTGATGGGCTTCAAAACGAAAAGGGTCTTGTTCCAACAGAGGCAAAGATCAACTTCATAAACTTACTATCAGAAACAGGATTGCCAGTTGTTGAGGTGACAAGCTTTGTTTCACCGAAATGGGTTCCCCAAATGGGAGACAATGCATCAGTTTTCAAAGGAATTACAAAATATCCTAATATTTCTTATCCAGTGTTAGTACCAAATATGAAAGGTTTGCACTCAGCAATTGAAGCAGGTGTAAATGAAATTGCTATTTTTGGCGCAGCCTCTGAAacattttcgttgaaaaatataaatgcgTCTATAGAAGAGAGTCTAAAACGTTTTATTGAAGTAACTCAAGTAGCAAAAGAGAATAATATCAAAATCCGGGGCTATGTCAGCTGTGTTGTTGGCTGTCCGTATGAAGGCGATGTAAAACCAGAGACTGTACTAACTGTTACTGAGAAACTTTTAGCTATGGGATGCTATGAAGTATCTCTAGGTGATACTATTGGAGTTGGAACACCGGGAAGTATAAGGAAAATGCTATCAACAGTACTTGAAAAAGTTAGACCTGAGCAGCTTGCCATTCATTGCCATGACACATATGGACAGGCTCTAGCAAATATTTTGGCTGCCATTGAGATGGGAATTACTACTGTAGATTCGTCTGTTGGTGGTCTGGGAGGATGTCCATATGCCAAAGGAGCTTCAG GAAATGTGGCCACTGAGGATGTTGTCTATATGCTAAACGGACTGGGGATTGAAACTGGTGTTGACTTGAGAAAACTAATTAAAGCAGGTGATTTCATATCTGGAGTGTTGAACAGACCCTCGAATTCAAAAGTCAGTCGTGCCTTAGCTGCTagattataa